In Stigmatella erecta, a genomic segment contains:
- a CDS encoding acyltransferase family protein produces MPSSSRPTLTQCLDSPRNNLDFIRLVAATGVIFSHAFPLAEGLGTREPLEDLSQGQMSLGRLCVAVFLIISGLLITRSQERSASQAHYLWARVLRIFPGLAVVLLASAFVLGPALTELPLAGYLRSPDTYSYVWRNFTLYQSQWELPGVFEGNAYPRAVNGSLWTLKYEVGFYLLVAGLGMAGLLRRGWALAGWGLAAVAPLIPYVGPRLGWWQELSLYFGSGLVLYLWRDRVRLSPWIALGCVAVLGATVWLGVGMRLAVGSCGAYLVMYLAFRPGWRVDLARFGDISYGVYIYAFPVQQLVTALLGGRMGGWVNVAISLPLVAGLAVLSWRWVEKPAMRWKGAPPSLLTRVLPARVRAV; encoded by the coding sequence ATGCCGTCCTCTTCCCGTCCCACGCTGACGCAGTGTCTGGACAGCCCGCGCAACAATCTGGACTTCATCCGGTTGGTGGCCGCCACGGGCGTCATTTTCTCGCACGCGTTTCCGCTGGCAGAGGGATTGGGCACGCGGGAGCCTTTGGAAGACCTCAGTCAGGGGCAGATGTCCCTGGGGCGCCTGTGCGTGGCGGTCTTCCTCATCATCAGCGGGCTGCTCATCACGCGCAGCCAGGAGCGCAGCGCCAGCCAGGCGCACTACCTGTGGGCGCGCGTGCTGCGCATCTTCCCCGGGCTGGCGGTGGTGCTCCTGGCGAGCGCCTTCGTGCTGGGCCCGGCCCTGACGGAGCTGCCGCTGGCAGGGTATCTGCGGTCTCCGGACACGTACTCGTACGTGTGGCGCAACTTCACCCTGTACCAGTCCCAGTGGGAGCTGCCGGGCGTCTTCGAGGGCAATGCCTATCCGCGCGCGGTGAATGGCTCGCTGTGGACGCTGAAGTACGAGGTGGGCTTCTACCTGCTGGTGGCGGGGCTGGGCATGGCGGGGCTGCTGCGGCGGGGGTGGGCCCTGGCGGGGTGGGGGCTCGCGGCGGTGGCGCCCCTCATTCCGTACGTGGGCCCCCGGCTGGGCTGGTGGCAGGAGCTGTCGCTCTACTTCGGCTCCGGGCTGGTGCTGTACCTGTGGCGGGACCGGGTGCGGCTGAGCCCGTGGATCGCGCTGGGGTGCGTGGCGGTGCTCGGGGCCACGGTCTGGCTGGGCGTGGGGATGCGGCTCGCCGTGGGAAGCTGCGGGGCGTACCTGGTGATGTACCTGGCGTTCCGGCCCGGGTGGCGGGTGGACCTGGCGCGCTTCGGGGACATCTCCTACGGCGTCTACATCTATGCCTTTCCGGTGCAGCAGCTCGTCACGGCCCTGCTGGGCGGCCGGATGGGGGGCTGGGTGAACGTGGCGATCTCCTTGCCGCTCGTGGCGGGGCTGGCGGTGCTGTCGTGGCGCTGGGTCGAGAAGCCCGCGATGCGCTGGAAGGGCGCGCCGCCCTCGCTGCTCACGCGCGTGCTGCCCGCCCGGGTCCGCGCCGTCTAG
- a CDS encoding LamG domain-containing protein: MALPHCPPRWFSGLFLSLVGCLLAPQEASAATRPSLVNTRIGTPFGANGHSSTVDGRIFIGNNGEDHATTTTKWRARVFRPEAITYDAEGKPSFSAAFSAGVTAEVKNGENALAFCFTNPAQPYTLSNGVAVYQPYIFDSKMFNGDNIFRRRPIDVRVNQPFTAQAEVASFTTGALETLKTTTGVNLRGIEPTMTSDGRLLIFQGAPANDGGIDYMMYSYNPTPCAPTGWSVPRPLSMMFNDTTPGLKRYPLSWQRMKAATGEDFGDTSSGALIRGAYAWVDHEGRNLLYIAVRYTDGARREAVSLIGSETGWIAQHIDGSINTSRMDMAHLFYSGPMWNFEQERPGAQNFPPGASNAARFLPVTKTHDVLALFGSNTGDYNEVDLGEIANPFQLLSLPMNELVTRAGDYDLTRTPDISGRFFTATLKGTAQVSDKNEPTQPTTGSLWEPHAKGRALVLPGGGAATVNFTDASNTVPGVGAPVRGFTVQLAVRPDAAINQGCTGNPYRYLLQKPGGLDLIYEANHSVQMSFVINGTRVRLGGSPPLPTGRWSHVAYTWDGVTGQFGEYINGVATGRMLPNAPGTLKLGTGQMSIGAGNALDTQNCPAQGEGSFKGFIDEVQFFTHARSNRSVCMSALGANCKEDAIQEEPTAGQFVMSQQHPGCNSFSALGSLACAQSMHRVCAQRGADDALASATNFWETLRQVVSNQPPISLVGVPASANTTEVSVACAPIQHVSLGVTFEELARKHDGCTDERAAQSTHCAAAVRRWCSSLGWNTGQIFEMTSRPWVGCFNAGLMQEVPRSQLGPASTAGNFSATESRLEVSAWCQGKGYSAGVVQEVSSSTTASVHCFRAATTRPWKFLP, from the coding sequence ATGGCACTTCCGCATTGTCCCCCCCGGTGGTTCTCAGGGTTGTTCCTCTCGCTGGTGGGGTGTCTGCTCGCCCCTCAGGAGGCGTCCGCCGCCACCCGTCCCTCGCTGGTGAACACGCGCATTGGCACCCCGTTTGGCGCCAATGGCCACTCCTCCACCGTGGATGGGCGCATCTTCATCGGCAACAACGGCGAGGACCACGCGACGACCACCACCAAGTGGCGCGCCCGCGTGTTCCGCCCCGAGGCCATCACCTATGACGCCGAGGGCAAGCCCAGCTTCTCGGCGGCCTTCTCCGCCGGCGTCACCGCCGAGGTGAAGAACGGCGAGAACGCCCTCGCGTTCTGCTTCACCAACCCCGCGCAGCCCTACACGCTCAGCAACGGCGTGGCCGTCTATCAGCCCTACATCTTCGACTCGAAGATGTTCAACGGCGACAACATCTTCCGCCGCCGGCCCATCGATGTGCGCGTGAACCAGCCGTTCACCGCGCAGGCCGAGGTGGCCTCGTTCACCACGGGCGCCCTGGAGACGCTGAAGACCACCACGGGCGTGAACCTCCGGGGCATCGAGCCGACGATGACCTCCGATGGCCGCCTGCTCATCTTCCAGGGCGCGCCGGCCAACGACGGCGGCATCGACTACATGATGTACTCGTACAACCCCACGCCCTGTGCGCCCACGGGCTGGAGCGTCCCGCGCCCCCTCTCGATGATGTTCAACGACACCACGCCGGGGCTGAAGCGCTATCCGCTCTCCTGGCAGCGCATGAAGGCCGCCACCGGCGAGGACTTCGGGGACACCTCCTCCGGCGCCCTCATTCGCGGGGCTTACGCCTGGGTGGACCACGAGGGGCGCAACCTCCTCTACATCGCCGTGCGCTACACCGACGGCGCGCGCCGCGAGGCCGTCAGCCTCATCGGCTCCGAGACGGGGTGGATCGCCCAGCACATCGACGGCAGCATCAACACCAGCCGCATGGACATGGCCCACCTCTTCTACTCGGGGCCCATGTGGAACTTCGAGCAGGAGCGCCCCGGCGCCCAGAACTTCCCTCCGGGCGCGAGCAACGCCGCGCGCTTCCTGCCCGTCACCAAGACGCACGACGTGCTGGCCCTCTTTGGCAGCAACACGGGGGACTACAACGAGGTGGACCTCGGGGAGATCGCCAATCCCTTCCAGTTGCTCTCCCTGCCCATGAACGAGCTGGTGACGCGCGCCGGTGATTACGATTTGACGCGCACGCCGGACATCTCGGGCCGCTTCTTCACCGCGACGCTCAAGGGCACCGCCCAGGTGTCCGACAAGAACGAGCCCACCCAGCCCACCACGGGCTCGCTGTGGGAGCCGCACGCCAAGGGCCGCGCGCTGGTGCTGCCCGGCGGCGGCGCCGCCACGGTGAACTTCACCGACGCGAGCAACACCGTGCCGGGCGTGGGCGCCCCCGTCCGGGGCTTCACCGTGCAGCTGGCCGTCCGCCCGGACGCGGCCATCAACCAGGGCTGCACCGGCAACCCCTACCGCTACCTGCTGCAGAAGCCGGGCGGGCTGGACCTCATCTACGAGGCGAACCACAGCGTGCAGATGTCCTTCGTCATCAACGGCACCCGCGTGCGGCTGGGCGGCAGCCCGCCGCTGCCCACCGGCCGCTGGTCGCATGTGGCCTACACGTGGGATGGCGTCACCGGCCAGTTCGGCGAGTACATCAACGGTGTGGCCACGGGGCGCATGCTGCCCAACGCGCCGGGAACCCTGAAGCTGGGCACCGGCCAGATGTCGATCGGCGCCGGCAACGCCCTGGACACGCAGAACTGCCCGGCCCAGGGCGAGGGCTCCTTCAAGGGCTTCATCGACGAGGTGCAGTTCTTCACCCACGCCCGCTCCAACCGCAGCGTCTGCATGAGCGCGCTGGGCGCGAACTGCAAGGAGGATGCGATCCAGGAGGAGCCCACCGCGGGCCAGTTCGTGATGAGCCAGCAGCACCCCGGCTGCAACAGCTTCTCCGCGCTGGGCTCGCTGGCGTGCGCGCAGTCCATGCACCGCGTCTGCGCGCAGCGCGGGGCGGATGACGCGCTCGCCTCGGCCACCAACTTCTGGGAGACGCTGCGCCAGGTGGTCAGCAACCAGCCCCCCATCTCGCTCGTGGGCGTGCCCGCCTCGGCGAACACCACGGAGGTGTCCGTGGCGTGTGCCCCCATCCAGCACGTGAGCCTGGGCGTGACGTTCGAGGAGCTGGCGCGCAAGCACGACGGCTGCACGGACGAGCGGGCCGCGCAGAGCACACACTGCGCCGCGGCGGTGCGCCGCTGGTGCAGCAGCCTCGGGTGGAACACGGGCCAGATTTTCGAGATGACCTCACGCCCGTGGGTGGGGTGCTTCAACGCGGGGCTCATGCAGGAGGTGCCCCGGAGCCAGCTCGGCCCCGCCAGCACCGCGGGCAACTTCAGCGCCACCGAGTCCCGGCTGGAGGTCAGCGCGTGGTGTCAGGGCAAGGGCTACAGCGCGGGCGTGGTGCAGGAAGTCAGCAGCAGCACCACCGCCAGCGTGCATTGCTTCCGGGCGGCCACGACGCGGCCGTGGAAGTTCCTGCCCTAG